A single genomic interval of Lewinellaceae bacterium harbors:
- a CDS encoding DUF3570 domain-containing protein, with translation MQLIRLSGLALLLGWSLPGLCQAPAFEKPDTSSIRALDPAEVNILFSYYEQDGNNSPVTGGIGTEQLTDFSSRIVVKVPVKEQLTFNGDLGFDSYSSASTDNIDRYVSSASSSDTRIYGTFGFDKSPTGKNSNYGLKLGGSREYDYTSLSVGGHYALLSKDGNRELNLTGQAFFDRWQLIYPDELRREGQLAPTDQRRSYNLGLTYSQVINRKLQASISLDGIYMTGLLSTPFHRVYFQEQQQARIELLPDTRLKLPVGLRLNYYVADFLIARLYYRYYWDSWGIQAQTASLELPVKINRFFSVYPFYRYHNQTAADYFLPYKEHTLDEEFYTSDYDLAALDSHTYGLGIRYAPVDGLARIKFPMGKHKDVLLLRGFDLRFAHYERSPSLKANVVSLGLNFTY, from the coding sequence ATGCAACTGATCAGATTATCCGGGCTCGCCCTGCTGTTGGGCTGGAGCCTGCCGGGCCTTTGCCAGGCCCCGGCTTTCGAAAAGCCGGATACCAGTAGCATAAGGGCGCTTGACCCCGCCGAGGTTAATATCCTGTTCAGCTACTATGAGCAGGACGGCAACAATTCTCCCGTCACCGGAGGCATCGGCACGGAGCAATTGACGGACTTTTCCTCGCGCATCGTGGTAAAGGTGCCGGTCAAGGAGCAGTTGACGTTTAACGGAGATTTGGGGTTTGATTCCTACTCCTCCGCTTCTACCGACAATATCGACCGCTATGTGTCTTCGGCTTCCAGCAGCGATACCCGCATTTACGGGACTTTCGGTTTTGACAAAAGCCCAACGGGAAAGAACAGCAACTACGGCCTGAAGCTGGGCGGGTCGCGGGAATACGATTACACCTCCCTTTCGGTTGGCGGGCATTACGCCCTGCTATCAAAGGATGGCAACCGGGAGCTGAACCTCACGGGCCAGGCTTTCTTCGACCGCTGGCAACTCATCTACCCGGACGAACTGCGCCGGGAAGGCCAGTTGGCGCCGACGGATCAGCGTCGGTCCTACAACCTGGGGCTCACTTACTCTCAGGTGATCAACCGCAAGCTGCAGGCCAGCATTTCGCTGGACGGCATCTACATGACCGGCCTGCTTTCCACTCCTTTCCACCGGGTGTACTTCCAGGAACAGCAACAGGCAAGGATTGAACTGTTGCCGGATACCCGCCTCAAGCTGCCGGTGGGGCTGCGGCTGAATTACTACGTTGCGGATTTCCTCATCGCCCGCCTTTACTACCGCTACTATTGGGACAGTTGGGGCATTCAGGCGCAGACCGCCAGCCTGGAACTGCCGGTTAAGATCAACCGCTTCTTCTCGGTGTATCCTTTCTATCGCTACCACAACCAAACGGCGGCCGATTATTTCCTGCCTTATAAGGAGCATACCCTGGACGAGGAGTTTTATACCTCCGACTACGACCTGGCGGCACTCGATAGCCACACCTATGGCCTGGGCATCCGTTATGCGCCGGTCGACGGCCTGGCGCGGATCAAATTTCCGATGGGCAAGCACAAAGATGTGCTGCTGCTTCGGGGCTTTGACCTGCGTTTTGCGCATTACGAACGGTCGCCGAGCCTGAAGGCGAATGTGGTGAGTTTGGGGCTGAATTTTACGTATTGA
- a CDS encoding TetR/AcrR family transcriptional regulator: MKTKERILEAALRQFNDIGTDQATVRSIAEEVGISHGNLCYHYKNTDVLIEALYDRLVEDLEEPVRISQQADAGLAGILRSTETTFRLLHKYRFLLLDFVRIMRRIDPIREKFRNLMQLRRRQFHAAFQHLIAKGLMREEWLPGQYDHLITNMLILGDNWIPNAEIHFDGKGEKVIRYYLEAFLGGLAPYLTGKGVEEYKTLMSKV, from the coding sequence ATGAAGACCAAGGAACGGATACTGGAAGCTGCCTTGCGGCAGTTTAATGACATAGGCACCGATCAGGCCACGGTGCGCAGCATCGCCGAAGAGGTTGGCATCAGCCACGGCAACCTCTGCTACCATTACAAAAACACGGATGTCCTGATCGAGGCGCTCTACGACCGGCTTGTTGAAGATTTGGAGGAACCGGTCAGAATTTCCCAGCAGGCGGATGCCGGGCTGGCAGGTATTCTTCGATCAACGGAAACGACCTTCCGCCTGCTGCACAAATACCGCTTCCTGCTGCTGGACTTTGTGCGCATCATGCGCCGAATTGATCCAATCAGAGAAAAATTCCGGAACCTGATGCAGTTGCGGCGCCGGCAGTTTCATGCGGCTTTCCAGCATCTTATCGCCAAAGGGTTGATGCGGGAAGAATGGCTGCCCGGCCAGTACGATCACCTCATTACCAATATGCTTATCCTGGGCGACAACTGGATTCCCAATGCGGAAATCCACTTCGACGGAAAGGGAGAGAAGGTGATCCGTTATTATCTCGAAGCCTTCCTGGGCGGGCTGGCGCCGTATCTGACGGGAAAGGGGGTGGAGGAGTATAAAACCTTGATGTCAAAGGTATGA
- a CDS encoding DUF4266 domain-containing protein yields MRNIPKLILALLLLAFLGQSCVSVKEYQKMYLNDEDMALSPRTLESYETNFQSYREGAAGANGGKVGGGCGCN; encoded by the coding sequence ATGCGAAACATTCCCAAACTAATCCTGGCGCTCCTGCTGCTTGCCTTTCTGGGGCAGTCCTGCGTTTCCGTCAAGGAGTATCAGAAGATGTACCTCAACGACGAGGACATGGCGCTCAGCCCGCGCACGCTGGAGAGTTATGAAACCAATTTTCAATCGTACCGCGAAGGCGCCGCCGGCGCCAACGGCGGCAAAGTAGGAGGAGGATGCGGATGCAACTGA
- a CDS encoding 2-oxoacid:acceptor oxidoreductase subunit alpha: MRKTTEIQEEVTIKFAGDSGDGMQLTGTLFTDNTALGGSDLATFPDFPAEIRAPQGTLAGVSGFQLHFGSREILTPGDDYDVLVAMNAAALKSNLGRMEPGSAIIVNTDGFDKKNLRLAKYEDGQNPLDDGSLEGFEVLEIQVTKLTRESLKDVPLSTKEKDLCKNMFVLGFLYWRYNRQMDSTIEYLSAKFGRKPEILDANITALKAGYHYGETTETFTTRYNVKAAPLEKGTYRNVMGNEALVIGLIAAAQKAGLPLFYGSYPITPASDILHGLAQYKHFGVRTFQAEDEIAAICAAIGAAYGGNLAVTGTSGPGLALKTEAMGLALMLELPLVVCDIQRGGPSTGLPTKTEQSDLLQALYGRNGESPLPVISASSPADCFFAAFEACRIALQHMTPVILLSDGYIANGAEPWKFPKAKDIPEIKVEFRKPPENGEPYLPYGRDERYVREWAIPGTKGLAHRIGGLEKQAGTGEVSYDPANHEYMVKIREAKVEKIADFIPEQELSEGPSKGQALFLGWGSTYGVIKSVVQSLLEEGYEVAHAHLRHLRPFPRNLGAMLDNYDTVIIPEINNGQLSKVIRDKFLREVVPYNKIQGVPITKAELRDFAKQVLGA; encoded by the coding sequence ATGCGAAAAACAACCGAAATACAGGAAGAAGTAACCATAAAGTTCGCCGGCGATTCCGGCGACGGGATGCAGCTGACGGGAACCTTGTTTACCGACAATACTGCCCTGGGCGGCAGCGACCTGGCCACTTTCCCGGACTTCCCGGCGGAGATTCGGGCGCCGCAGGGCACCCTGGCGGGCGTCTCCGGCTTCCAGCTGCACTTCGGCAGCCGGGAAATCCTCACTCCGGGGGATGACTACGACGTGCTGGTCGCCATGAACGCCGCCGCCCTGAAATCCAACCTCGGCCGGATGGAGCCGGGCAGCGCCATCATCGTCAATACCGACGGTTTCGACAAGAAAAACCTGCGCCTGGCCAAGTACGAAGATGGTCAAAACCCGCTGGATGATGGTAGCCTGGAGGGCTTCGAGGTATTGGAAATACAGGTCACCAAACTCACCCGCGAGAGCCTGAAGGACGTGCCGCTGAGCACCAAGGAAAAGGACTTGTGCAAGAATATGTTCGTCCTGGGTTTCCTGTACTGGCGCTACAACCGGCAGATGGATTCCACCATTGAGTACCTCAGCGCCAAATTCGGGCGCAAACCGGAAATCCTCGACGCCAACATCACCGCTCTGAAGGCAGGCTACCACTACGGGGAGACGACGGAAACCTTCACCACCCGCTACAATGTGAAAGCGGCGCCCCTGGAAAAGGGCACCTACCGCAATGTGATGGGCAATGAAGCCCTGGTGATCGGCCTGATTGCCGCCGCTCAGAAAGCGGGCCTGCCGTTGTTCTATGGCAGCTATCCGATTACCCCGGCTTCCGATATACTGCACGGCCTGGCGCAATACAAGCATTTCGGCGTGCGGACATTCCAGGCAGAAGACGAGATCGCCGCCATCTGCGCCGCCATCGGGGCGGCCTACGGAGGCAACCTCGCGGTGACCGGCACCTCGGGCCCGGGCCTTGCCCTGAAAACGGAAGCCATGGGCCTGGCCCTCATGCTGGAGCTGCCCCTGGTTGTCTGCGACATCCAACGCGGGGGCCCCTCCACCGGCCTGCCGACCAAAACGGAGCAGTCGGACCTCCTGCAGGCCCTCTACGGGCGCAATGGCGAAAGCCCCCTGCCCGTCATTTCCGCCAGCTCTCCGGCGGATTGCTTCTTCGCAGCGTTTGAAGCCTGCCGCATTGCCCTGCAGCACATGACGCCGGTCATCCTGCTCAGCGACGGCTACATCGCCAACGGGGCGGAACCCTGGAAGTTTCCGAAAGCCAAAGACATTCCCGAAATAAAGGTTGAATTCAGGAAGCCTCCGGAAAACGGCGAGCCATACCTGCCCTACGGCCGCGATGAGCGTTATGTGCGCGAGTGGGCTATTCCCGGCACCAAAGGTTTGGCGCACCGCATCGGCGGGCTGGAAAAACAGGCGGGCACCGGCGAGGTGTCCTACGACCCGGCCAATCACGAATATATGGTGAAAATCCGGGAAGCTAAAGTGGAAAAGATCGCCGATTTTATTCCGGAGCAGGAACTGTCCGAAGGGCCTTCAAAAGGACAGGCCCTCTTCCTGGGCTGGGGTTCCACCTACGGCGTGATCAAGTCGGTGGTGCAGAGCCTGCTGGAAGAAGGTTACGAAGTGGCCCACGCCCACCTGCGGCACCTGCGCCCTTTCCCCCGCAACCTGGGCGCCATGCTGGATAACTACGATACGGTGATCATCCCGGAGATCAACAACGGACAGCTTTCTAAAGTGATCCGGGATAAATTCCTCCGGGAGGTGGTGCCTTATAATAAGATTCAGGGGGTGCCGATTACGAAAGCGGAATTGAGGGATTTTGCAAAGCAGGTTTTGGGTGCGTAA
- a CDS encoding 2Fe-2S iron-sulfur cluster binding domain-containing protein codes for MINITVIGRDGQKHPLETPTDMGLNLMEVCKAYELPVKGTCGGMALCSTCHVYILSGHELPEMSADEEDMLDQAFFVEDNSRLGCQIRMTEEVDGLEVRLAPEDEEV; via the coding sequence ATGATCAACATAACCGTGATTGGCCGCGACGGCCAGAAGCACCCCCTGGAAACCCCCACTGATATGGGCCTCAACCTCATGGAGGTTTGCAAAGCCTACGAATTGCCCGTGAAGGGCACCTGCGGCGGCATGGCTCTCTGTTCTACCTGCCACGTCTACATCCTTTCCGGCCACGAGCTGCCTGAGATGAGCGCCGACGAGGAAGACATGCTCGACCAGGCCTTCTTTGTGGAAGACAACTCCCGCCTGGGCTGCCAGATAAGGATGACGGAGGAAGTGGACGGGCTGGAGGTGCGGCTGGCGCCGGAGGATGAGGAGGTGTAA
- a CDS encoding FAD:protein FMN transferase, translating to MKTFSALLLAWMSTAIAGAQPQAVHRPVKLMGSGFEFTAIHEDVALANAAIDAGIAEVSRIERLISSWDENSQTSAINRNAGIAPVPVDEELFRLIQRSLKVSGITDGAFDISFAAIEKLYLFNGSDTTLPPADEVARSVAKINFRNIILNPQKHTVFLKEEGMRIGFGAIGKGYAANRARAVMQAMGIANGLVNASGDLTCWGKQEDGRDWGIAIADPDDKMRAIAWLPIGEGAVVTSGDYEKFLMVDGKRYAHIIDPRTGYPTTGIKSATIVCPDAELADALATSVFVLGKERGLALINQLKGIECLIITEDNELLASKNLQLQYEGMMERRNE from the coding sequence ATGAAAACCTTCAGTGCACTATTGCTGGCCTGGATGTCCACTGCCATAGCGGGCGCTCAGCCCCAGGCGGTTCACCGTCCGGTTAAACTGATGGGCAGCGGTTTTGAGTTCACCGCCATTCACGAGGATGTGGCCCTGGCCAATGCAGCTATTGACGCCGGCATTGCCGAGGTCAGCCGGATCGAGCGCCTCATCTCCTCCTGGGACGAGAACTCTCAGACGAGCGCCATCAACCGGAATGCCGGGATAGCGCCGGTGCCGGTTGACGAAGAATTGTTCCGGCTCATACAGCGCAGCCTTAAGGTGTCGGGCATCACCGATGGCGCCTTTGATATTTCCTTTGCCGCCATTGAAAAGCTCTATCTGTTCAACGGTTCGGACACCACCTTGCCCCCAGCTGATGAAGTGGCGCGCTCGGTAGCTAAGATCAACTTCCGCAACATCATCCTGAATCCTCAGAAGCATACTGTTTTCCTCAAAGAGGAGGGCATGCGCATCGGCTTCGGCGCCATTGGAAAGGGGTATGCCGCCAACCGGGCCCGGGCCGTTATGCAAGCTATGGGCATCGCCAACGGCCTGGTCAATGCTTCGGGCGACCTCACCTGCTGGGGCAAGCAGGAAGACGGCCGGGACTGGGGCATCGCCATCGCCGACCCGGACGACAAAATGAGGGCCATTGCCTGGCTGCCCATCGGGGAAGGGGCCGTGGTTACTTCTGGCGATTATGAAAAATTCCTGATGGTCGACGGCAAGCGCTACGCCCACATCATCGACCCGCGCACCGGCTACCCCACCACCGGCATCAAGAGCGCGACCATCGTCTGCCCTGACGCCGAACTGGCGGACGCCCTGGCCACTTCTGTTTTCGTGCTCGGAAAGGAGCGGGGCCTGGCGCTGATCAACCAGCTCAAAGGCATCGAGTGCCTGATCATCACGGAAGATAATGAACTGCTGGCCTCGAAAAACCTGCAGCTGCAGTATGAAGGAATGATGGAACGAAGGAATGAATAG
- a CDS encoding thioredoxin family protein, producing the protein MLITAAIACLSVFQLIAQEEADITGEWLLNIEEAKSTAAERGVPILMVFSGSDWCRPCIQMKQEVWDSPAFQEYAREALVLLQLDFPARKKNQLSPEQTAHNEAMAEQYNSKGEFPTAVLIDAEGKEIAHFGYNSSLSAQDYVDYLKAQITQ; encoded by the coding sequence ATGCTCATCACGGCAGCGATTGCCTGCCTGTCCGTTTTCCAGTTGATTGCCCAGGAGGAAGCCGATATCACCGGCGAGTGGCTCCTCAACATCGAAGAAGCTAAAAGTACTGCGGCTGAAAGAGGCGTCCCCATTCTGATGGTCTTTTCCGGTTCCGACTGGTGCCGCCCCTGCATACAGATGAAACAAGAGGTCTGGGACAGCCCGGCCTTTCAGGAATACGCCCGGGAAGCGCTGGTGCTGCTGCAGCTGGACTTCCCCGCCCGCAAGAAAAACCAGCTCAGCCCCGAGCAGACGGCACACAACGAGGCAATGGCGGAGCAGTACAATTCCAAAGGCGAGTTTCCCACCGCCGTGCTCATTGACGCGGAGGGAAAGGAAATCGCCCATTTCGGCTACAACTCCTCCCTTTCAGCCCAGGACTATGTCGATTATCTGAAAGCACAGATCACACAATGA
- a CDS encoding 2-oxoacid:ferredoxin oxidoreductase subunit beta: MPTTNGTIPLAAKDFATDQDVRWCPGCGDYSILKQVQTVFAELGLDRDQVAIISGIGCSSRFPYYMETYGMHSIHGRAPAVASGLKLANPDLHVWVITGDGDGLSIGGNHLLHLLRRNFNVNVLLFNNQIYGLTKGQYSPTSEEYKVTKSTPLGSLDHPVNPLAFALGAEGTFVARAMDRDPKHLKEMIHRCHEHQGTSFLEIYQNCNIFNDGAFFTFTDKETKPQTTLFLEHGQPLRFGKNREKGIRLDCFRPQIVDLENDGYSPGDLWIHDETDICKAHMLSRFFDVPNQQRQDFLPRPFGVLYAAERPCYEDLLYDQLKQAVGQKGEGRLDELLAGGTTWEIS; the protein is encoded by the coding sequence ATGCCAACAACGAACGGAACCATACCATTAGCCGCCAAAGATTTTGCCACCGACCAGGACGTGCGCTGGTGCCCGGGCTGCGGCGACTATTCCATCCTCAAGCAGGTGCAGACGGTATTTGCCGAATTGGGCCTCGACCGCGACCAGGTGGCCATCATTTCCGGCATCGGCTGCTCTTCCCGCTTTCCCTATTATATGGAAACCTACGGGATGCACTCCATCCACGGGCGGGCGCCGGCAGTAGCTTCCGGGCTGAAGCTGGCCAACCCGGATTTGCACGTTTGGGTGATCACCGGCGACGGCGACGGGTTGTCCATCGGCGGCAACCACCTGCTGCACCTGTTGCGGCGCAATTTCAACGTGAACGTCCTGCTGTTCAACAACCAGATTTACGGCCTGACCAAGGGGCAGTACTCGCCCACCTCCGAAGAATACAAGGTGACCAAGTCCACCCCCCTGGGTTCCCTCGACCATCCGGTCAACCCGCTGGCCTTTGCCCTCGGCGCCGAAGGCACCTTCGTCGCCCGCGCCATGGACCGCGACCCGAAGCACCTCAAAGAGATGATCCATCGTTGCCATGAACACCAGGGCACTTCCTTCCTGGAGATTTATCAGAACTGCAACATCTTCAACGACGGCGCTTTCTTCACCTTTACCGACAAGGAAACCAAACCCCAAACGACGCTTTTCCTGGAACACGGCCAGCCCCTGCGCTTTGGAAAGAATAGGGAGAAAGGCATTCGCCTCGACTGCTTCCGCCCCCAAATAGTAGACCTGGAAAACGACGGCTATTCCCCCGGCGACCTTTGGATACACGACGAAACCGACATCTGCAAGGCCCACATGCTGTCCCGGTTTTTCGATGTTCCCAACCAACAACGGCAAGATTTCCTGCCGCGCCCCTTCGGCGTGCTTTATGCCGCCGAGCGGCCTTGTTACGAAGACCTGCTCTACGATCAGCTCAAGCAGGCCGTCGGGCAGAAAGGGGAGGGGAGGCTGGATGAACTGCTCGCCGGCGGCACGACCTGGGAGATTAGCTGA